Genomic segment of Psychrobacter sanguinis:
TAATAAATATATTAAGGTGATCTATTCTATCAGCTTTAAGCGGGCTTGTAAGTGATAGAAATGCAATGCTAATTGACAGTGGTCAAAATAGAGCTGTTTGAGTGCTATGGTTAGATTCTGCCCTCTTATACTGCAAAATTTTAACAGTCGTTTGTCTGGCAACATTAACAGCTTTTTAGCTTGCAAGGTTAATAGTTTTTTACCTGACAAGGCGAATGGTTAACGACGTGTTTGAAAAGAGGGAGGCTAACAAAACGATGAGACATAAAAAAAGCCAACTACTTAGCATAATAGGGCAAAGTAATCGGCTATTTTAGGCGCTAATGGCCAAATATATGGTGGCGATGAAGAGACTTGAACTCTTGACCTCACGATTATGAGTCGTGCGCTCTAACCAGCTGAGCTACATCGCCATTTGAGGGCGGTATTATCCCTAAAACATTGTTAGCCGTCAACCCCTAAAAGCAAAAAAATTGAAAATAATTTCAAATTAAGGGGTAGTCTCTGCTATTTCATTAGCAAGTGGCTATTATATACGCTTTTTTTAAAGTAAGCATAAAAGATTTTGGTAAACCGATAAGCCGGGTTCTGTCGTGAACGATCATTCATCTAGGCGTACCGTTGCCAGTACACTCGAGCAACCTACCCGTGTCCCCTGCAGGCGACAAGTAATGGACACCTATTTGGTCTTGCTACGCGTGGAGTTTACCTCGCCATGAACTGTTACCAGCCATGCGGTGCGCTCTTACCGCACCCTTTCACCCTTACCTCATACTATAGAGCTAGGCTCTAAAGCTTAACATGAGGCGGTCTTCTCTCTGTTGCACTTGTCGTCGGGTTACCCCGCCCAGCCGTTAGCTGGCACGCTGCCTTATGTAGCCCGGACTTTCCTCCCTTCTGCAAAAGCAAAACGGCGATCGTCTGGTTTACCAAGCGGCAGATTATAGCAGACCCATAAAAAAACAGCCACTACTTTAATCAATAGTGACTGTCATCGTATATTTTTAAGGTCTAGGAGAGCCTTTAAGGACAATTAATAGCTGATCTAGTTTCGATTGTCCTTAAAAAAATATTGTCTTTAAAGGAAATAAAGATAGACATATTTTAAGTTATTTAGCTGTCTACCTATGCTCTCTTATTAGTCTATAGTTTCATTGATCTATGATTGACGCTCGCATTTAACCGCGTATTCAGTGCCGTCTGCCCATTTCAATCGCATGATACCTAGATCACCTTTGGTATGCCAGTCATAAGTAATGTTTTGGCTAGCGTTATTGACATAGCGTGAACCTGAACCTGAAGTGGCAATATCCATAACTATCGTTTGGTTGTTCCAGTTGGCTTTAGGTAGGCTAGCAGTTAACGTAGCTTGTTCGCCATCTATAGAATACTTTGGCATAACGGTGGCATTGTCTTCACAAACAAAACGCTCAGGTGCCATGCGGTCATAAGCTTTATTAGTGGTTTGAGTTTGAGTCTGAACCGCAGTCGTTGGACTAGTTGCACAAGCAGCAACTACTAAGCTTAGCGGTAATAACGTCAGTAATTTTTTCATAAAAAACTCCAATAGTTTTATTAGTGAGACAAAATTGAGAAGGAGCCAGAATCTTTCGATTCTAAGCTCCCCTACATGGGATAATAGAAAGTGAATATTTTTAAATATTTTCTTATAAGGTTTCGTTGAATGAATTGAATCTTATGCCAAAACTTAAGTCATACAGTTAAGTCTTATAAGACTTAACCTTAAACCACATAAGCCAACCGAAAAATAAGCTTGTTATCATTATAAGAGTGCATTTCTCACTGTCTGTTACCTCTTGTGGTTCAAATTAGTATTCTCTTAACGTTTTTGATTAAATTATGTAACAAAATAAAATCTTGTGAGTTTCTGTTCTTACTATTTCTGCTTATTTCTTTTTTTCTAATAATTTAATGGCCTAATAGCCATAAGTGCGTTGTAACTCTTGCAGTGCACGCTCTAAGTTATTGATACGCTGAGTGGTGTTTTTAATTCTTTCAGACAATCCATTCTGATACTCTGTAACTCCAGATTGGCTGCTTAAGGCTACGCTATGACGCTTGAGCAACTTGTCATACTGCTGTTGGTAGCTGTTTAAACGCTCTTGTTCAATGCTCAGTTGTTTACTTAATGAGTAGAAACTGCGCCCATCTGCATTAATGCGTTCAAGGTTTGGGGTTACCTGCGCAGGACACACTGGGGTCATTTGCTCGCCTCTACGCCCAATCTGATAGGCATGGGTTTCAGTACAGTACTTTTTTAACCCTTCCTGTCTGCCCTGTTCCCACGCTGCATAATCCGTCGCTACCCCTACCTTAGAACACGCTTTGTTGTGACTACTCAGGTAATCTGCTGGCCTACCCGCGGCACCATCCGTAAATCCAACGGCTTGCCAGTTGCCGGTTAAACATTCTTGCTTTGAGAGGGTGGCACAACCTGATAGCAGTGACACACACCCAGCCGTCATTATCGCGGCTAAATAGCCTGCTCTACCCGTGCTTAATGTAAAACAGCTTAGCGTCATAACCTTACTTCCTTTAGAGATTGGCAATAAATTATTGTTTGTTAGAATTTATACCATAAAAAATGAGCCTGAAATTTAATCTTATAAAGATTTATTTTCAGGCTCATAAGTAGCATATTAATGGCAACTAATGTCGGTTTCACTGACACTGAACCACTTAATCTCGCTCAGTATAAATTAAACCTTAAAAGGGCTCAGAGCTTCTATAACTTTTTATAACTTAGTTAAATCCAAACTTGAGACGGTCACATCATCTTTTAAAGTACGTTTCAATAATACGTACCCAGCAATACCAGAGATGATAGACCCTAAAATAATACCCAAGCGTGGATCAAAGCCATCTGTGTTGCCTGAGAATGCTAATCCACTGATAAACAAACTCATGGTAAAGCCAACTCCACACAGTAATGACACTCCATAAATTTGCTTAAAGTCGGTACCGCTCGGCAGCTTAGCCATTCCAGCTTTAATGATGGCCCAAGTCATTAGCATAATACCCACTTGCTTACCTATAAATAAGCCTGCAGCGATACCGAAAGGTACGCTATGCAGTAGCTGGCCAAAGCCTGCTCCTTGCAATGAGATACCGGCATTAACAAAAGCAAATAGCGGCAAAATAGCGAAGGCTACTGTGCCATGTAAGTCATGCTCTAAATCTTCTAAAGGCGAATGTTCCGGATCATCCGCATTGACCATAGGAATAAACAAAGCCAGTACCACGCCGGCCAATGTCGCATGAATTCCCGACTTAAGCACTGCAATCCACATGATGATACCAAAGATCAAATAAGGAGTAATCGAGGTAACATTGCGTTTATTTAGCAAGTACAAGAATGGCAAACATAGCCCTGCTACGGCCAATGATACAAAGGATAAATCACTGGTGTAAAATAGAGCAATAATTAAGATAGCACCGATATCATCAAAAATAGCGATAGAGACTAGAAATATCTTTAGCGAATTAGGCACTCGGCTGCCGAGCAAACTCAAGATACCAATGGCGAAGGCAATATCTGTTGCGGCGGGGATTGCCCAACCTGCTAAATATTCAGGATTGTTATGGTTAAAAGCCACATAGACTAAAGCGGGAGCTATCATCCCTCCTATGGCTGCTGCTGCTGGTAACACTATCTGATTAATATTGGACAGCTCACCTATGAGCACCTCTCGCTTGAGCTCTAGACCCACTAAGAAGAAGAATATCGCCATTAGCCCATCATTAATCCAGTGATGCGCATCTTTGTCAATAATAAGACTTCCTATCTGCACAACCACTGGGGCATGAATAAAGGACTCATACCAGTCATGCAAAGGTGAGTTAGCAACAATCATTGCTGCAATGGCAGCGATGGCCAGTACAATCCCGCCTGCCGCCTCATACTCAAAGAATTTTTTTAGTTTTTGAAACACAATGCTTCCTCACTATCTTGCTAATGGGCCAATCTAGTAACCCACCAAACTATTTAATTTATTAATTTGTCTTTATACATTTCGCATTTATGGTAGCAGAAAAGTCTCCTATATCGAGATAAAATTTGAAATCTATAACGCTTAATACGTCAACGCTTACCTGACTGACCTGTTTAAGCCCCTGCTTTTTTTAGCATAGATTGTCCAGAAACAAAGCAATGTGTCAGGTTCTGACTTTTAGTGCGTGCTATAATTCGGCGCTTATGTGGCGACCGCCCAAACGTTAGTTTTATGCTCTTATTTTTTGCGCTTAATTTTTGAGAGGGTGCTGAAAAAGTTACCTACTTAACCTGATTATTGGATATCACGTATGGATTTATCCTTAACCCTTGAAGTTATTTTAATGTTAACGGCTGTGGCCGCTGTCGCCGGTTTTATCGACGCCATTGCAGGTGGTG
This window contains:
- a CDS encoding MliC family protein, which produces MKKLLTLLPLSLVVAACATSPTTAVQTQTQTTNKAYDRMAPERFVCEDNATVMPKYSIDGEQATLTASLPKANWNNQTIVMDIATSGSGSRYVNNASQNITYDWHTKGDLGIMRLKWADGTEYAVKCERQS
- a CDS encoding DUF2799 domain-containing protein, yielding MSLLSGCATLSKQECLTGNWQAVGFTDGAAGRPADYLSSHNKACSKVGVATDYAAWEQGRQEGLKKYCTETHAYQIGRRGEQMTPVCPAQVTPNLERINADGRSFYSLSKQLSIEQERLNSYQQQYDKLLKRHSVALSSQSGVTEYQNGLSERIKNTTQRINNLERALQELQRTYGY
- the nhaA gene encoding Na+/H+ antiporter NhaA translates to MFQKLKKFFEYEAAGGIVLAIAAIAAMIVANSPLHDWYESFIHAPVVVQIGSLIIDKDAHHWINDGLMAIFFFLVGLELKREVLIGELSNINQIVLPAAAAIGGMIAPALVYVAFNHNNPEYLAGWAIPAATDIAFAIGILSLLGSRVPNSLKIFLVSIAIFDDIGAILIIALFYTSDLSFVSLAVAGLCLPFLYLLNKRNVTSITPYLIFGIIMWIAVLKSGIHATLAGVVLALFIPMVNADDPEHSPLEDLEHDLHGTVAFAILPLFAFVNAGISLQGAGFGQLLHSVPFGIAAGLFIGKQVGIMLMTWAIIKAGMAKLPSGTDFKQIYGVSLLCGVGFTMSLFISGLAFSGNTDGFDPRLGIILGSIISGIAGYVLLKRTLKDDVTVSSLDLTKL